In a genomic window of Glycine max cultivar Williams 82 chromosome 13, Glycine_max_v4.0, whole genome shotgun sequence:
- the LOC100786540 gene encoding methyl-CpG-binding domain-containing protein 10-like translates to MENAEEQQQQNEEVLSVELPAPSGWNKLFFPKKVGTPRKSEIVFIAPTGEEINTKKQLEQYLKAHPGNPVISEFDWGTGETPRRSARISEKVKSTPPADSDTPKKRARKSSGSKKDNKETESASEEGKAKSETEDPKAAEEEEDNEGNNDSGGKQLENGDKTEQIDEKAKKSDVDMEETDLNDTNNKLENDSAEIKNSHVKGENVITEKPEGEEAQKLEIEPAEKVAEEAADTEKSQGPLLTTELEKEENEEKTDTVILDANGGVEKENPNAAAEM, encoded by the coding sequence TTCTTCCCTAAGAAAGTGGGAACACCAAGAAAAAGTGAGATTGTATTCATTGCTCCAACTGGGGAGGAGATCAATACCAAAAAACAATTGGAGCAGTACCTAAAGGCACATCCTGGCAATCCTGTCATTTCAGAGTTTGACTGGGGAACTGGTGAGACCCCCAGGCGATCAGCAAGGATCAGTGAGAAGGTCAAGTCAACTCCACCAGCAGATAGTGATACTCCAAAGAAACGTGCTCGGAAATCATCAGGATCAAAGAAGGATAACAAAGAAACTGAATCTGCTTCAGAGGAAGGCAAGGCAAAGTCTGAAACTGAAGATCCCAAGGCTgcagaggaggaggaggataaTGAAGGAAACAATGATTCTGGAGGAAAGCAACTTGAGAATGGAGATAAAACTGAACAAATTGATGAAAAAGCCAAGAAGTCAGACGTAGATATGGAAGAAACTGATCTGAATGATACTaacaataaattagaaaatgatTCAGCGGAAATTAAGAATAGTCATGTGAAAGGGGAAAATGTGATTACTGAAAAGCCTGAAGGTGAAGAAGCACaaaagcttgaaattgaaccaGCAGAGAAAGTTGCCGAAGAAGCGGCGGACACTGAAAAATCCCAAGGGCCCCTACTGACTACTGaattagaaaaagaagagaatgaGGAGAAAACAGATACTGTGATTCTAGATGCTAATGGGGGAGTCGAGAAAGAGAATCCTAATGCTGCTGCAGAAATGTAA